A region of the Drosophila subpulchrella strain 33 F10 #4 breed RU33 chromosome 3L, RU_Dsub_v1.1 Primary Assembly, whole genome shotgun sequence genome:
TACAAACGGAATAGGGAGCCGGTTGGCCAGATATGCTCCTAGCAGCCTTCGAGTGGACCCGTATTATCTCCTGCTCAACGTTCATGCACAGTTTTTCCCGTTCCACGGTGTGCGCTTGGATCAAGTTTTGTCTAGCCTTCTCCTGGTCCTGATAAATACTTTCCATGGCCTGCGGCACAGTGCAAGGAATATCCGGAGTCGAAGTATCCGCATTGCGACTTAATAAGTACGTTTTCTTCGTCAGAAGATAGTCGTTGTATCCCTGCGGAGGTCTTGGCTTCACCGGATACAAGCTCTTCCACTTCTTCTCGATCTGACGACGGATGCTCAAGAACATCTGGAAGCCATTGGTGAACGGATGGTCATGCGGGTGAGACTCTTCGGAATTCACTCCAGAATCTGCGGCATTCGAGTTCTTCGAACTATCGTCGGTGTTCTTCGGCCGTATCTTCCGCTTTCGCGGATGGAGGTCCACGTTCGAGGGATTTATTTCCTTGGACGAGGAAGTTGATGACGTCGAGGGGCTTGGAACATTGGTGATTGTCTCCTGGTCAAACTGGTGGCCTTGCGGGATCGGACTAGAAGTCATGTTGCCATAGGGTAGCTTCACATCCGCAGGATCGTTGGCATGATTGGATGACGCCGGCGATGGGGAGCTGCTCTGCATTTGCGGGGAGGAGTTATTGGAACTGCGCTCAACACTGGTCACTCCTGTGCGATGAGAGCTGCGCAGGACCCTTAGATTCTTTTCGTCATTAAAGAGCTTTATGTTCTTGTCGTCCAGGACCGTGGAGCAAATGCTGTTGCTCTTCTGGGGACTCTCGTGCGGACTAATAGATTGATTGGTCAGAACGGTGTCGATGGAATCGCTGTTGGAGCTAACCACATAGGGCAGGGCCGCATTGCGGGAGGCTGTCACCTTGCCGGTCCTCAGCACATTGCCCTCGGTGTCAATGGAGCAGTTCTGTTGCGGAATCACAATCTTCAGTGGCGGCACCTTGAGTCCTCCGTTGTACAGGCTGTCGTTACTCTTGTAATCATCGCTGCACTCAGTTTCGTTCTCGATGTCCACATTCTTACTAGTCTCCGCCTGCTCCTTGTCCGCACTGCAAGAGGCACTGCTTTTGTTTCCTGATGGGGATCCCTTCGTCGCCGCTAGCTTGGAGCCCTTTTCCACCCTGGAGGAGAGTTTAAGGGAGGCCCCCTTCAGGTCCTTGCCATGCTCCGAGTCCTTGCGCTTCTTTTTCTTCACGTCCTCGCCAGATTCCTCGTAATCCTCCTCTATGTCTGAGTAACAACGCTTGGCCGCCGAAGTACCCTGATGATTCGAATCGCTGTTTTTACCATCGTTGCTGCTCTCCTCCGCCGAAGACTTGTCTTTGGTGTCCAGGACCTCTTGCTTCTCGTTCAGGCAGCTCTCCTCAATCTCTGTGTCTCCTTTCTTGCAATCATTCTTCTTTAAATTGGTGCGGGATGAATCTGCAAGAGCGAGAGTCTTATACAATACATTTGACGGCTGTGTGATTTAGTTTGCAATAATATGTGGGATGGTAGGATgggatcaaaaaaaaattattgcttGTATCctttgtatttttgtttgattttataaaaaaaatgttttctggTTTTTGGAAAtgtattacaaatttaaatattgaaaaaagtATTTCTTAGCAGGGAATTGAGTGACAAAAAGTCAAAACCAGTTTTTCGGATACTTGTACCTTACTTTATTCCTGTTTTACGTGCGTAGAGAATCAGATACATTTGTGTACATATGTAGAAGGTGTAGTACCATTTCTGTATGTAGATATGTAGGAAGCTAAGTTCCCACGGCATGAATTGCGATTTGGGGACCAAAAGAAACTATTCCATGCAAATAATTCTAACTAATCCGTACACCCAACGAAGCAAACATGGAAAACATTGTTTTCCTCTTCactttttgtatatttacctgtCGAAGAGGTGGTGGCTGTCATTTGAATAAGGCGTATCTGCTGCCTTTCAGACATCGGCGTATTTGAATTCGATCTAGGTTGGGTAGCTCCTGTATTAAATCCTATCCCCTTCGGTCTTGGGGGTGGCATACTCTTTTGTTCAgtttgtaaaaattaaaatatagaaCAAAAACAGAGACT
Encoded here:
- the LOC119553884 gene encoding ankyrin repeat domain-containing protein 11, whose protein sequence is MPPPRPKGIGFNTGATQPRSNSNTPMSERQQIRLIQMTATTSSTDSSRTNLKKNDCKKGDTEIEESCLNEKQEVLDTKDKSSAEESSNDGKNSDSNHQGTSAAKRCYSDIEEDYEESGEDVKKKKRKDSEHGKDLKGASLKLSSRVEKGSKLAATKGSPSGNKSSASCSADKEQAETSKNVDIENETECSDDYKSNDSLYNGGLKVPPLKIVIPQQNCSIDTEGNVLRTGKVTASRNAALPYVVSSNSDSIDTVLTNQSISPHESPQKSNSICSTVLDDKNIKLFNDEKNLRVLRSSHRTGVTSVERSSNNSSPQMQSSSPSPASSNHANDPADVKLPYGNMTSSPIPQGHQFDQETITNVPSPSTSSTSSSKEINPSNVDLHPRKRKIRPKNTDDSSKNSNAADSGVNSEESHPHDHPFTNGFQMFLSIRRQIEKKWKSLYPVKPRPPQGYNDYLLTKKTYLLSRNADTSTPDIPCTVPQAMESIYQDQEKARQNLIQAHTVEREKLCMNVEQEIIRVHSKAARSISGQPAPYSVCTYLKDDEVYNMITPEQDEKEKSARCRFNGRLLLSWLQDVDDKWEKIKESMVLRHKNEAESLQAVQIMDWKLFAKRNRLCDNPIDVNMEHVPIVSVAEDFDTLPT